The following proteins come from a genomic window of Kitasatospora sp. NBC_01246:
- a CDS encoding helix-turn-helix transcriptional regulator, translated as MPGQFMSVKETAEYLNMSVAWVYREAPRVGLVPYRFGVGRNGKLQFKVSEVQAWVKQQRLLGG; from the coding sequence GTGCCCGGGCAGTTCATGAGCGTCAAGGAGACCGCGGAGTACCTGAACATGTCCGTGGCGTGGGTGTATCGGGAAGCGCCCCGGGTCGGACTGGTGCCATACAGGTTCGGGGTTGGGCGCAACGGAAAGCTTCAGTTCAAGGTGTCCGAGGTTCAGGCGTGGGTGAAGCAGCAGCGGCTGCTGGGTGGCTGA